DNA sequence from the Vicia villosa cultivar HV-30 ecotype Madison, WI linkage group LG3, Vvil1.0, whole genome shotgun sequence genome:
CATTATATAGTAAGATCCATATGTGCTAGACTTATGTTCTTTggagattaaaaaataaattaatactaGTCATCTAGAGGAACACTTCAATAATTTCATAAAGGCGGACTTGAGACCAGGAGATATGAGTGATCGAAtagaaatattcaatcatctaAAGTGCATTCTCAAAATCATCCCCGACCACAGAAAAACCATACTGTAAGGATTTGGATAGCTCCTTACAAAGAGAAAAAATTCTCTTCGCACATATTGTTAAGAGTAACCTCAGTTTTTCTATGGTTCTCTTGGGACTCTTTCTAATCCCTCTCCAGctatttatttcatttctaagCAACCTCCAAATATCGGTTCATCTCATTCAAGGCCCCACCCTTATCGGTTACCATATGAACTAGTTGTTTCACCTTTTCAATCAAGGAGCCAGAATACCCCAAGGGTTCTAAGCCACTTTCTATGGAAAGGAACGATTTATAAACATCTATAACCTCTTACAAACATTTATCCCTCTCAAGTGTAagatcatcaaccttcttcttcatcctttttctttCCTGCAAAAATGACCAGACAAGAAAACCTTTTTTTGACCACCAGCACCAAAATCTAGAATAACAGATGTACTATGAACATGAAAGGCTAATTCGGCCAATTCACCTTGGTGAGCCTCGTCGGGGCGTCCTGAGAAATAAAATTATCCTTTTTAGAAATTGAGGAATGCAATTCACTGTCTATACTCAGACTCAAACACACAACCACTACAGGGTTAACATCCCTTTGTGTGGAGGAAGATTCCCCATTTTATAACATGGTATCATACGCCTAAGAGGGACCTAAATTTTGCTGGATAATCATCTTCAACAGTGTGTCAATCATCACCATTTTTTAAGGTTCAAGCTTCAAAGAAGCTGTATAGGAACTTTCAAGCTTCAAATAAGCTGATTTTCAAATCATTCTTGGCAAAGTTGTTTCTCCATTTGAGATTTTCAAAGGAACATCAATGATAGATTTAGAACAATTATTAACAAACACTCATATTTGAGTGCAACCATCGCCTTAAGTAGTGTAAACTTCTCAAGTCACCACAACTCAACTTGCATTCTTAGGAGCTTCGAACATGTTTGCACCAAAGTTATCCATCAAGCTGCAAGATAACAACTTCTTGTTGTGGAATCAACAGGTTTAAGGCCTTATAATCTCACACAAGATTCACAAGGTAGTTGTCAATCCTCAAATCCCACTTATGTTCAAAACAAAGCAATATTGAATTGCCaacaaattttttgaaatttatgagTCTTGGATTGTGCAAAATCAAGTGTTGTTCACATGGTTTCTTTCTACAATTTTTGAAGGATTTCTACCTTGAGTGCTTTCTTGCAAACATGCATATGAGGTCTCGATTAAGGTGCAGAAACACTTTAACTCGTAGCTGAAAGCTCGAGTTTATCAAGTGAGATCAGAGATTAAGACGAGTAAGAAAGGTATTCAGTCGATTTTTGATTATGTTCTTTGCATTCGTGCTATTCCAAATTCACTTCTTGCTAAAGTTAATCCAATTTCTGAGAGATATCAGATTTATGATATTATCCAAGGGTTACTTGAGAAGTATACCCATAACTTTGTTCACAAATTTCAGAAACAAACTCAAAGTTTCTATGTTCAAGCTAGCATGAGTTTATGGGGGAGTATTAGAGGATACATTACACATGATGGTCGAAAAGTTATTTGAAGAAGTTAAAAGCAGTTAAAACGTTAGCTAGTATAGTTATTGTATGTAACTAACTTTAATCCAAGTTTGAACTAACTTTTGGATACAACTAATATAAGAGTAAGAAGTAAGAACACTCATCTAATGTAGTTTTTAGAAATCATAATGCAAAGTAATAAaatcttcttcattctcttgATCTTTCTTCACCTCTATTTCAATGAACAAATGCTCATCTCTAACAAAATTTAACCATTAAAAAATTATCGTTGATATGCATAATATCAAAATCGACATCAAACTTCTAGATTCTCGTCAATCTATTTTTATAGTTGGAAGTCAAATATCTTATATAAAAAAGAGAAATGCTAATTAGTGTTCTAGAGACACTATTTAAAGTCTTAAAATATCAAacactacttttcaaataatATAGATTATCAAAAGACAAAAAACAAAAGACAAATAGTTCACTATGAttatttttcttgaaaaatgaaaTCTTCAAACACATTTCTATACTTACGATGTATGTAGGGTTCATAAATAAAGTCAACATTGACTTTTCAGTTAtgatttttcttaaaattttctcCCCTTTTAAAACAGTACTAGCGTAATAAGACTTAATAACATTTAACATATTTGAATTCAAGACTTTGAGAAGAGTACATTCTCCAGACTCAAACCTCCACCGCTAGGCCAACCCTAATGTATTTTGTAATTTGGTTAATATATATCACAatactaaaattaattttaaacggTGAAATAAGATGGATTAATAAAgtataaaaacctaattaatataattcataatTGAATGTTCTGACGTAAAATAGTCTTACATAAGAAATTAActttaagaaattaaaatagatggTTGGCTAATACAATttataaattggttaattaataaattgattaataaaatgatataattaattaaatttgtattataaatatttttttatattttgtaattaattaaatgatataattaattaataatataattaattaataatataattttatatttgtattataaaatattttttatattttgttaaaaaattacaaataacatttttttaactgacaaaattttttatttaaaagtggaaaaaaaaacattatttgtcATATTTATGTGTTGTAAGTATTTGCGTAAAAAAAGTGTCTAAAACTACCATTGTTATTTTTTCCTAGCCAACATTCGTATCCATTTCGGTTTACTTGTACTTGAATCTAAACCAAAAGAGAAAATTTTAGTGTTCACTTCCGCCAAACATGACTAAACATTTGGTTTTTGCCTCCATATGGAAATTCAACGTGAATTATGTGAATTTTAACAAGGAAATTTGAATAAGGTAAAAATGGTTACTTAAAGTGGACGTGAGTGAGGTGGGTGGATGTTAGATTCACCACAATTCCAAAAAGCCTATAAATCCAAAATGTAGACAAAATACTTAATTActtaaaatgaaatgaaaaattacTTATAAAACGAGCATTCACTTCCTCTCTATCCAAAAtgaattactccctccgtcctaCAATGAGTGATCCAGCAcaccatttcacacagattaaaaaaagtataaaaaagtAAGAGAGATAATATTGTTTTTACTATAATACCCTTATCATGTATTGAAAATTGTGaacttttaattaattagaggataaaattggaaaaagtgtattgaaaattgaaatgggtcACTCATTTTGAGACACCATATTATTCTAAATAAGTCACTCATTGTGGACGGAGCGAGTATTACCAAATCACTATCCTAAGTTAGATAACCATATCTCTCTTTCGGGTAGAATAGAATTAGACAAAAATTTATCAAGTTGAAATAAAAAGACAAATATATCAATAAGAAGACAAATATTAGAAGATATAGACATATAGTATTTCCATTTAGCACCACACGGTTCTTAAAACAAACATTCATAATTACTCTTATCATTAAATCTTCCAAACAACatattacaaattcaaaatcaaacaacCAACTAGAAGCACCCATAATAATAATGGTTCCAACCCACACAAGTAATTAAGCAAAcaaacaagaagaaaaaaaaaacaccacACCACGCCGACAGCAGAACAAAGTCTCACATCCCCTACGGAAAAAACACCGAAAGTTACGTCCCGTGAAAACGTGAAACAAAAGCCAACCACCGACTGCCACGTGTACAGGAGTTTATTTTATTCTAATCCAGTAACCTAAACACGTGATTACTGAACCtcttaattttatcttttatattgCGAGAACCAAACCGGGTACAGATTTACCGACCCGATCAGAAACGCTACTCTCCCAGACGCAAGGGAAGCGACCGGAATCAAACGTTGCCGGAACAATCTCCTCGGAGTCTTTCTCGGCGAAGCGAGTGACAGTGAGGGAAGTGTTGAAATACTCCCTAACCTGGGTGATTATCCCATCCGCTAGAGTGAGCGCGTGAACCCAGGAGATGGCGCGTGAAGTATCGCAGCCTTCAACTATAACGGTGGAGCCGAACGAGACGAGAGACTGTGGAACGAACCGGAAGGTATCGACGGCGGTGGAGTCGCCGGTGAGCGTGCGCATCAAAAACTGATGAGAGGGTGGACCGTGAAACCACCACTCGAGATCAGAAGCGAGGATCTTGACCACGGTGTCGGAGTCTCGAGAGTTTAAGGCTTCATATAGTGTGAGAACCAGCTTTTGATTGCTGGAATCTGCTTCTTCGGCACTTTCTTGAAAGTTAGCCAGTTCGAGAAAAAGTGTTCTTCTAGAAAATTCGGTTTATGGATTTGGTAAAGGAATGTTGAGAACTGGATTTTTGTGATACTTGTGGAAGAGCCTGTGAGGGGTTTTTATATGGAAATTTTTGTGATCCTCTGCGGGTGGGTGTAGGTGAGACTTTTATTTGGGATGACGTGGCGAGTTTTGATTGGGTGTTTGGCGTAGAAAAGAACTTTTTGGGATTTGATGTGATACGCGTTAAGGAAGGTATAGCTGGAACACGAAAGCGATGATAATTATAGAAACAACTTTTCTGACATTTCAACACTTACTACTTTGACTACTTCCCTTTCTTTCAAAATCTCTCTTAATCTCATTATAATCCAGTTAATCATAAATTTGGTGTTTATGATTGTTAACAAAAAAATTTTGTAGTATAAGTTTTAAGTTTAAATAAGTTATCCATAAATATAAACTATATGCATGGTATTagttgtatttattttattttttaaaatatatatatatatatatatatatatatatatatatatatatatatatatatatatatatatatatatatatatatatatatgtatatatatatatgtatatatatatatatatatatattattttacaaaattaatgaagtatatttattttagtattaaTACTCTTATACCATAGGTGAACTAACTCATAGCTAATTTTAACATGTATGAAAatgatataattaaaaacaaataaaatattcaccttaaaattttgtattttactgcaattttatttaaaataaagtattttattttttaattttataacttataTTCTTAGAATACAAGTTAGCACGATATAAATATACAGAATATGAATTCACACCCGAAATTTTCATGTCCCCACTAACAAAACATGTGAGTCTAACCACTTCTCCATGGTTAAAACATGTGAGCCTAACAAttgtatatattaaaaaaaacaagtatACTCACTTGATAAATAAGATAGAACTCAATGATACATTTTGtgtgtaaataaaaatattaaaaatatttttaagtaataATAACTTATACAGTGTTAAAAGATATAAAAAATTGTTGTATAGTAGGATTGAACCCTTAAAGTAATAGCTCGTACAtatttacaaaatataaattGAGATATCTCACCTATctctaaaaaatttaaaagtatgtgttttacatataattaatactaaattattttatttttagatatatttaattcattttttaaaaattatttgataatcCATAGCAAAGACAGTCTGTATCGGCGCACAATCTACACAATGATATTGATTCTCATTTATTGATTTCTAAGATGGAAGACCTGCCTGGCCATAAACCGGCCGACAACGCCAATCAATCACGGTCATTAGATTTTGAAGTTTGATTTGACCGTTGATCATGACCTTATGTAATTCTAAATGACTTAATGAACTATTGAAGTATGCGTTCATCTCGAGCGGCAATATTCGTAGAATATGAAGGGATGATAGAGGGGAGTCTCTAGTGTCCTCCTGAGGAGAAGAAATAACTTTATCATGCTAAATATCATCAACAGATTTTTCAACGCTCTCATCAGAAAAGATGCTAGAAAACTCATTAGAACAGGTTTCGCCACAAGAAGATTTACTAGAAGCACCAATAGATTGAGaactataaaaaataattttaggaCTCAAATAAAACGAATATTCGATGGGGAAGTAGCGTTTGAATTATTTGGGGTTTCTGCCCCCAAAAATGATAGAGGATCGCCATCAATAGTTCTACCTCTCAAATTTTCAAGCTAGTCATTTATATAGATCATTGCAACTATAAAGGAATGAAAAAATGAAATAGAAGTCAAAAGTTAAAAATGGTACGTGAAATGGAAATGAGTCAAAGAGACAAATGCAAGCAAGGGAAGCAAAAAATTGATGACAACTCGAAAGACACACCATTCCAACAAGGGAGTGGGGCGCTGAAACCATAGGCCATCAAATGTTCAAAGAATGAAGGATGGTTTCTCAAAGGAAAAGTATATTTTGGTTCGCAATTAGGATGAAGGTTTGAAATTCTGTTCTTGAGGGACAGATGTTGGACACGATGTTAGAATAGTTGGTCCAACTTGTTAAACTAGTATGACaatcaaataacaacaacaataatataatgcAGAAGGTAATAAAATGACACAATAGATTGGTATCTCAGTTTGGTGAAACCACACCTACGTCTAGAGGACACTCTATccaagaaaggaaattcactacTTCGAATTAGCATAGTTCGTCTTATAGGAACATCAACCCCATGATGTTTAATGTCTATTCCTAATCCTAGTGACTTTCTATTTAGGATTTTCCGTAAATATGAGAACACATCTCGCTTTCTCTCAGTCACTAATCCCATGTGATCAACTTAACCATTAACATAATGATTGTTGAATTTACAACTTAACTAAGACAAACCAACAACTATGTCAAGTTATTGAAGCAATAGTGTGGTGTACAACAAATAAGATCCAACACTAATCCTTATTATACGAGTGATAACATTAGCGTGGAATACAAGTAATAAAAGACTCAAAAACCATAGCACAAAGAACTTAATCGTTGAGTCTCCTTAAGTAGAAATGCGTTATGGGCTTTTCTTCTTTGGATCTTTGAATTAATTCCGTCTAAAATAATAGATGAATCTATTGGATTTGATTTGCTCCATAAAAATCTCcaacaaaagatatgaattttttatattttaaatctcCATTTAAATCTTATTTGACCTTTAACAATTGTCAAACAAATCTCATAAACATTGTTAAAATCCGCAACAAATATGACTAAATCTTAATAAATTTTTTTGCACCTAGCAACATCCATCATGGTCTGCTGACTAGGGTGAGATGTAGTAGTCCACACATGTTGGAACATCGTGTTCCACATATTGCGAAAGAACATCAAAATTAACTCTATTAATATATCTTCTTTGTAGAGTGAATCTTGGATAGAATATGTATGAATCAATACTGCAATAACATTTGGCAATTAACAGCGACCAGATGTTGCAACACACATGTTAGAATATCGTATTCCACATGTGTTCCTTTTGTACCAGAAATAACTTGAACATATTCCATGTTGTTTTGCATATTGTATCCAATCCAAAAAGAGATACAAAGTTCATTTAGAATGACAAGTAACCCTTAAATAGTAAAGGGCGAACCAAGCTAACAATAGActagatgaaaagaaaatggggAGACATAAAGCAATGGTCAGATCATGCTTTAGGAACATCACAACACTCAATTGCACTCAATCACCCTAGAAGGGAGCGCCTTACCCTAATATACTAAGCTAGAGCCATATGTTTAAAGTTTGTGTGAAACGTCTCAACGATAGAAATGCATTTAATGTGCCTCTTTTTCACTCCCATGCGGTCAGAGTCATCAACTATCGACATCGCTCGACTCGACATTACAAAACCGACACCGATTCTGGAAGACTTCTCGTGTGACATTTCACGACAAGGCTTGGGAGAAATTGTTTAGGATTGGCCAAATGCCCAAACAAAAAAAGCTCATTCGTTGCTCCAAAACAAAGTTTAGTAATTATATGATTTAGATGTATATATACTACTACATGTGTAAGGTTTAAGATATTTACACACCTTTCATACTTCACTCTATCCTTTTCTATAAACTCATTCGTTGATTTAGATGTTTGAGTGTTAACTTTGTAGGTTCACTCTCGTATTTAGCCCCATTGACTTAAAGCACCACATCAGAAGTCCAACATTACATTTCGCACATAATTCTAGTTGCGATCTAAAatacaaattattaataataatcattttttttaacaataataaaatcttttttcttttttttcttcttttaaattCTACCACTTTTATTATTCAAAGTGTCTTTTCCATCAATCAAATAAAGCGTAAACAAGATGGGAactaattaatcctaatttttttaagaaaaaaaattgaatcttcTCCCTATTTTTCTCAAAgagtaaaattaatttttcctatttttatatgagaaatctagcaacactctctttttaaTATCCTCTCCAACACTCACTTtgttattggttgaaacatgtgtgagtCCTACTACTTTATGTGAGATTCATTTCCAAAGTGAGAGACCCATACATGTTTCAAgtaataagaaagtgagtgttagagagagtgttgaaaagatagtgttaatatatatatatatatatatatatatatatatatatatatatatatatatatatatatatatatatatatatatatatatatatatatatatatatatatatatcatatgagaatgtcttttttatgtgagaatgtgagaatgaatctgaaccattggattttaaaataaatggtggagattatgagtgaatcttttttttctatattttgaaataaatgatgtaggagagagaaaaaaaagattcactcataatctccaccatttattttaaagtccaatggttcagattcattctcacattctcacataaaaaagacattctcatataatatatatatatatatatatatgggacgactcaagtgagaacacttggttattatgagaaatgaaaaTAATGAATCACGactattaaattttgattttgttgattttaatgaactggattggtttctctttctatgatccttaatatttattttaaatcaacatagaaagagaaaccaatccagtccattaaaatcaacaaaatcaaaatttaatggtcgtgattcattgttctcatttctcataataaccaagtgttctcacttgagtcgtcccctatatatatatatatatatatatatatatatatatatatatatatatatatatatatatataaatcgtCCTAAGTTCTCCAACACTTACCTCATGTGCATCAAATATTTGTACGAGCGCTGTAAAATGGAACTTATAAAAACAGTTGACAATTAAAAACTTTATGGATAAATTAAGGTTGGATAAAATCAAAGACCTTTTTAAATAATGTATCATAAATTTTTGTTAttgttaaaatttaattaaataaaatttttaataattttttttataattaaattatgactAACCCTTATGGGTTTAATCAAATTTGAGACGAAATTTGatgaaatatttattataatattgcTGATAAGCGTATACCTTTTGTTTTTAAGGTACTCTCACGCTAACTAGTTTAGCTTTAACTTAATTTGGTAGGTGGAAACTCCTGTTAGAAAATGAGAAAAAGTTTACCTTGGCAAGGTAGATACGTTACTTgtgtatataaatataatttaaacttTTCAATAACGCCCAATTCTTGTACTTATTATGTCATTGCCTATTGCGTCTTTAGATTGATGTGAGTTAAGATAAGCTTAAACAAATTAAAATGGTGTTTTAATTAGAATAAACGGCGCAAAAGCTGTTTAATACAAATAAAATAGTAGACAAAACACACGCACCGAGATTAAAAGAACAAGAATGGATGGCACGAATAGGAGTAACAGAGTAACGTGTTTAGTATTGTGGAATGAATATTAAAATCGAGTTAGAGAAATCATATAGGGCCACCAACATTGTTTTATGTTATTCTCCAGTCTCCACATTATCGACCTATTCATTCATGGTGTGAAAAAGTCATTAAGGATGTACCGACCAAAGGCTAAATTTGTCTATAGGTGGAGAAGATTGATCATGGGAATGAAATTTTTGATAATGGCCAAACATTTATTTCAAAAGATATGGGCCGACAACtacgaaaattaaattaatattccaCAATGTTAATCTTTAAAAGTTCTTATATTTTAGTCGACATTTTAATTCAAACaacttttcaaaattttcatttttagtttTAGTTCTAAATTTCAGTTCATGTTATTTCTTACATCTTTACTTCAAATCATTCATAATCTTCTTTTTCTCTATGTGTGATTATGGTTCCACAACCTTCTTATTCAACAGTGGAGCTAATAACACGAAACATGAACATTAAACTTAACCGTTCAACTCCACTATGTTTGACCAAGTATAGAGAGTTAAGGTAAATTGATTCAGTTGATAAGGAGTTGACTCTGACACTGAGAAATTGTAGATTCAACTACAACTGCTGATGTGAGAATCTCTTTGATGGGTGATCTGTAAGTATCTCTATAAACATTCTTTGAGTCTTGAGGCCTGTCCTGACCTTAATAACTTCCACGCGTCTCTTCAATACAGGTTGTATATCTCAATTGCCTTGGTCAAAATGTTTTCACTTATTGTTTGGCTCTTCTAGGctagattttgacattttagtCAACCACCTTTATGTTAAAAAGTTTTCTCAACATATATGTCGATCGTGCTCCTGAACATACCAAATCTTCACTAAAAATTTCATCACCTTCCCTTACTATGCGAAAATTTGAGGTTGTCGAAAATTCCAACTAACAactaaaaatatatgtatattcgGGGTTGCATACTTCGTGCATGAAGCACAACAAAGATTTGGCGAAAAAGAAATGTACGACATTTGAAAGAGGTGGCGAGCTCGCCCGACCTAGTGATCGACTTAAGTTAAAGGTGTAATGTGAACCATACATTAATAAATCATCGGCGACCATAACTAGCGATTAAAATGAGTTTGACATACAAAGAATTCAGCAAAATAATGACCTTTATGACCATTAAGATGGGAAAATAAACATCCATTAATGGTTGTTTCGGACATT
Encoded proteins:
- the LOC131656160 gene encoding senescence associated gene 20, yielding MRTLTGDSTAVDTFRFVPQSLVSFGSTVIVEGCDTSRAISWVHALTLADGIITQVREYFNTSLTVTRFAEKDSEEIVPATFDSGRFPCVWESSVSDRVGKSVPGLVLAI